Proteins encoded together in one Desulfuromonas acetoxidans DSM 684 window:
- a CDS encoding TetR/AcrR family transcriptional regulator, translating into MNLSSKYLPAEERRAVTVEAVIELAGEQNPSEITTASIAKRMGVTQGALFRHFSNKDAILQAVMEWVSERLMSRIEKAVYEKPSPLAALESMFMAHVDFIIEHPGIPRMLFGELQRSEETVPKRMVHALIRRYGERLNRLFEQGKVSGEFDVRLDNEAAATLFIGTIQGLVMQSLIAGDVSHMRRDAPKVFAIYQRGIGSVS; encoded by the coding sequence ATGAATTTATCAAGCAAATATCTTCCGGCTGAGGAACGACGGGCGGTGACGGTAGAGGCGGTAATCGAGTTGGCGGGAGAGCAGAATCCGAGCGAAATTACTACGGCTTCCATAGCTAAACGAATGGGGGTGACTCAGGGGGCACTTTTTCGTCATTTTTCAAACAAGGATGCCATCTTACAGGCTGTTATGGAATGGGTGAGCGAACGATTGATGTCACGTATCGAAAAAGCAGTTTATGAAAAGCCCTCTCCTCTTGCCGCACTCGAAAGTATGTTTATGGCGCATGTGGACTTTATAATAGAGCATCCCGGTATTCCTCGTATGTTGTTTGGTGAATTACAACGCTCTGAAGAAACCGTACCCAAACGAATGGTGCATGCACTCATCCGTCGTTATGGGGAGCGTCTCAACCGTTTATTTGAACAAGGAAAGGTCTCTGGTGAATTTGATGTAAGGCTTGATAATGAGGCTGCGGCTACGCTTTTCATCGGAACTATTCAAGGATTGGTCATGCAATCATTGATAGCTGGAGATGTTAGCCATATGCGTCGCGATGCACCGAAAGTTTTTGCAATATATCAACGGGGTATCGGGAGCGTATCATGA